A single window of Halotalea alkalilenta DNA harbors:
- a CDS encoding alpha/beta hydrolase translates to MNDIVWSALRADLSLPFRTTTSATGPAKRLLILLHGVGGNETNLAPLGSALASDTRVILARGPLVLGPAQHAWFQVSFGPQGPRPDLAAAEKSRQQLATFIAELQAEYSVAPYKTVVAGFSQGGIMSASIGLTRPELVEGFGILSGRILPEIRPQVADRAALGKVQGFISHGRDDTKLVVEWAHRADEMLTELGVAHETRLYPGDHGITPAMQQDFFAWFERLTR, encoded by the coding sequence ATGAACGACATCGTCTGGTCAGCGCTGCGCGCCGACTTGTCGCTGCCATTTCGGACGACGACATCCGCCACTGGGCCGGCGAAGCGGCTTTTGATCCTGCTCCATGGGGTGGGTGGCAACGAAACCAACCTCGCACCGCTCGGGTCCGCGCTGGCGAGCGATACCCGGGTCATTCTGGCGCGTGGCCCCTTGGTCTTGGGACCGGCCCAACATGCCTGGTTCCAGGTATCGTTCGGCCCGCAGGGCCCGCGCCCAGACCTGGCAGCGGCGGAGAAAAGCCGCCAGCAGCTGGCGACGTTCATTGCCGAACTGCAGGCGGAGTACTCCGTCGCACCGTACAAGACCGTAGTGGCCGGCTTCAGCCAGGGCGGCATCATGAGCGCAAGCATCGGATTGACGCGCCCCGAACTGGTCGAAGGCTTCGGCATTCTCTCCGGGCGCATTCTCCCCGAGATCAGACCACAGGTCGCGGACCGCGCCGCCCTTGGCAAGGTGCAGGGTTTCATCAGCCATGGCCGGGACGATACCAAGCTGGTGGTGGAATGGGCCCACCGAGCCGACGAGATGCTGACGGAACTGGGCGTCGCGCATGAAACTCGCCTTTACCCGGGCGATCATGGCATTACGCCTGCGATGCAGCAGGACTTCTTCGCCTGGTTCGAACGGCTGACCCGCTGA
- a CDS encoding MarR family winged helix-turn-helix transcriptional regulator, whose translation MDLGDSLELLDSYLWRHWRRNFKHNEVEQFTFAEADYLRCIANLGSSRLTDIAHLLGVSKSSASEMLGKLADRGWVEVEPCELDSRSRLYSLSDKGDAIKQECLRCYDLMVERLSESLPPEEFGELNELLARATEIIWQSTDRRSSRPALPQLVNAHPAQSPR comes from the coding sequence ATGGACTTGGGCGACTCCCTCGAGCTCCTGGACAGCTATCTCTGGCGTCATTGGCGCCGCAATTTCAAGCACAACGAGGTGGAGCAATTCACTTTCGCTGAGGCGGACTACCTGCGCTGCATCGCCAATCTGGGCAGCAGTCGGCTCACCGACATCGCTCATCTACTGGGCGTGTCGAAATCGTCGGCCAGTGAAATGCTCGGCAAGCTCGCTGATCGCGGTTGGGTGGAGGTCGAGCCCTGCGAGCTGGATTCCCGCTCGCGCCTTTACTCGCTCAGCGACAAGGGGGATGCGATCAAGCAGGAGTGCTTGCGCTGCTATGACCTGATGGTCGAGCGCCTGAGTGAAAGTCTCCCGCCGGAGGAGTTCGGCGAGCTCAACGAACTCCTCGCGCGAGCCACCGAGATCATTTGGCAGAGCACCGACCGGCGCTCATCGCGGCCAGCTCTCCCGCAGCTCGTGAACGCCCACCCGGCTCAATCGCCGAGATAA
- a CDS encoding dioxygenase family protein, translating into MSRIPSLFVSHGSPMFALEPGVLGPNLQRLGASLPALSAILVLSPHWQTPQLRVSSVANPQTIHDFGGFPQPLYELSYEPPGAVQLAGDVVEMLALAGMPATLDTQRGLDHGAWVPLRYLKPDADIPVLQVSLPRDMDTEGAQRLGRALAPLRDRGVLIVGSGSLTHNLYEFRSHIRDPEYAQEFADWVATAITEHDDESLVHYRARAPHAARAHPTEEHYLPLLVAAGASTTDEPRSRIEGGMTYGVLSMDSFIFGLDTDDTEKTP; encoded by the coding sequence ATGTCTCGCATTCCATCTCTATTCGTCTCCCACGGTTCGCCGATGTTCGCGCTCGAGCCCGGCGTGCTCGGCCCCAACCTCCAGCGCCTCGGTGCATCGCTGCCGGCGCTCTCGGCGATCCTCGTGCTGTCGCCCCACTGGCAGACGCCGCAGTTGCGCGTCTCCTCGGTGGCGAATCCACAGACCATCCATGATTTCGGCGGCTTCCCGCAGCCCCTGTACGAGCTCAGCTACGAGCCGCCAGGCGCCGTGCAACTCGCCGGAGACGTGGTCGAAATGCTCGCCCTTGCGGGTATGCCCGCCACGCTCGACACCCAGCGCGGCCTGGACCACGGCGCCTGGGTGCCGCTGCGATACCTGAAACCCGATGCCGATATCCCGGTGCTGCAGGTCTCACTGCCGCGCGACATGGACACCGAGGGCGCGCAGCGCTTGGGCCGGGCCCTGGCGCCGCTACGGGACAGAGGGGTGCTGATCGTCGGCTCCGGTAGCCTGACCCACAATCTCTACGAGTTCCGCAGCCATATCCGCGATCCCGAATACGCCCAGGAGTTCGCCGACTGGGTCGCGACGGCGATCACCGAGCACGACGACGAGTCGCTGGTCCACTACCGTGCTCGCGCGCCCCACGCCGCGCGCGCGCATCCCACCGAAGAGCACTACCTACCGCTTCTGGTCGCGGCGGGCGCGAGCACCACGGACGAACCCCGCAGCCGGATCGAGGGAGGCATGACCTACGGCGTACTGTCGATGGATTCCTTCATCTTCGGACTCGACACCGACGACACGGAGAAAACGCCATGA